The following coding sequences are from one Candidatus Caccoplasma merdavium window:
- the obgE gene encoding GTPase ObgE — protein sequence MAESNFVDYVKIYCRSGKGGAGSAHLHRAKYTPKGGPDGGDGGRGGHIILRANRNYWTLLHLRYERHVYAGNGESGSDCRSTGKDGADRVIEVPCGTVAYDAVTGEYLCELTDDGQEIVLLKGGRGGLGNWHFRSATNQTPRYAQPGEPAIERTVVLELKLLADVGLVGFPNAGKSTLLSAVSAARPKIADYPFTTMEPNLGIVSYRDNRSFVMADIPGIIEGASEGKGLGLRFLRHIERNAVLLFMVPADSDDITRDYEILLGELAAYNPELLDKHRILAVSKCDMLDDELLRDLKKTVPDDLPVVYISSVTGQGIGELKDVLWEAVNSEDNKVSTLTHHNLDPRFDDDECVEDEGEENYDEYDWDDDDKA from the coding sequence ATGGCCGAATCAAATTTCGTCGATTATGTAAAGATTTATTGCCGCTCGGGAAAGGGCGGAGCCGGGTCGGCTCACCTGCACCGGGCCAAGTACACCCCCAAAGGCGGTCCCGACGGTGGCGACGGCGGGCGCGGCGGACATATCATCTTGCGTGCCAATCGCAATTACTGGACCCTGCTGCACCTGCGTTACGAACGTCATGTCTATGCCGGAAACGGGGAGTCGGGCAGCGACTGTCGCAGCACCGGAAAAGATGGCGCCGACCGTGTCATCGAGGTGCCTTGCGGTACGGTGGCTTACGATGCCGTGACCGGTGAATACTTGTGCGAGTTGACCGACGACGGTCAGGAAATCGTGCTGCTCAAAGGGGGCCGCGGCGGCTTGGGCAACTGGCACTTCCGCAGTGCGACCAACCAGACGCCCCGTTATGCACAGCCCGGCGAACCGGCCATCGAACGCACTGTCGTGCTCGAACTGAAACTTCTCGCCGACGTGGGTCTGGTAGGTTTTCCCAATGCCGGGAAATCGACCCTCCTCTCGGCCGTGTCGGCGGCACGTCCCAAGATTGCCGACTATCCTTTCACGACGATGGAACCCAACCTCGGCATTGTCTCTTATCGCGACAACCGCTCTTTTGTCATGGCCGACATTCCCGGTATCATCGAGGGCGCGAGCGAAGGCAAAGGGCTTGGCTTGCGTTTCCTGCGCCACATCGAGCGCAATGCCGTGCTGCTCTTTATGGTGCCGGCCGACTCCGACGACATAACCCGTGATTATGAGATACTCTTGGGCGAGTTGGCCGCTTACAATCCCGAGTTGCTCGACAAGCACCGCATACTCGCTGTCTCGAAATGCGACATGCTCGATGACGAACTCCTGCGCGACTTGAAAAAGACCGTTCCCGATGACCTGCCCGTCGTTTACATCTCTTCGGTTACGGGGCAGGGTATCGGTGAACTGAAAGACGTCTTGTGGGAAGCCGTCAACAGCGAAGACAACAAAGTCTCGACCTTGACCCATCACAACCTCGACCCTCGTTTCGACGATGACGAGTGCGTCGAAGATGAAGGTGAAGAGAATTACGACGAGTATGACTGGGACGACGACGATAAAGCCTGA
- the pgeF gene encoding peptidoglycan editing factor PgeF, which translates to MLFSHLDPEIEVGTYPLFRRFPEISHFVTLRGTVVPDDPFSSFNLGRHSGEDLSRVMKNRDRLCRALSLPSSALVQPRQVHGNEVLPLLPDFFSLTDEAQAEYLSLADGLVTALPGVCVAISTADCVPLLFYDPCRGVVGASHAGWRGTVGHIARKTVEAMHRVYGSDPRDIYAAIGPSIGRPAFQVGDEVVEAFREAYPGEVPVVSPCRDDEGRHHVDLWEANRADLLSSGIIGGHLSLAAICTYARNDLFFSSRRARGKNFGRFLSGIFLHNDE; encoded by the coding sequence ATGCTTTTCTCTCATCTCGACCCCGAAATTGAGGTCGGGACATATCCTTTGTTTCGACGCTTTCCCGAAATTTCCCATTTTGTCACGTTGCGTGGGACGGTTGTCCCCGATGACCCCTTTTCCTCTTTCAACCTGGGGCGTCATTCGGGAGAGGATTTGTCTCGCGTGATGAAAAACCGCGACCGCTTGTGCCGTGCGCTTTCGCTGCCTTCATCGGCTCTTGTGCAGCCGCGCCAGGTGCATGGCAATGAAGTGTTGCCGTTGTTGCCCGATTTTTTCTCTCTCACCGACGAGGCGCAAGCCGAATATCTGTCACTGGCCGACGGGTTGGTCACGGCACTGCCCGGCGTGTGCGTGGCCATATCGACGGCCGACTGCGTCCCGCTCCTGTTCTATGACCCTTGCCGCGGGGTGGTGGGGGCTTCGCATGCCGGTTGGCGGGGTACGGTGGGTCACATCGCCCGCAAGACGGTCGAGGCGATGCATCGTGTCTATGGCAGCGACCCGCGTGACATTTATGCGGCGATAGGCCCCTCGATTGGACGTCCGGCATTCCAAGTCGGCGATGAAGTGGTCGAGGCTTTTCGCGAAGCCTATCCCGGTGAGGTGCCGGTTGTCTCTCCCTGTCGGGACGACGAAGGTCGCCATCATGTCGATTTGTGGGAGGCCAACCGGGCCGATCTCCTCTCCTCGGGCATCATCGGTGGACATCTCTCATTGGCCGCCATCTGCACCTATGCCCGCAACGACCTTTTTTTCTCTTCCCGCCGGGCTCGGGGCAAGAATTTCGGCCGTTTCCTGTCGGGAATTTTCCTGCACAACGATGAGTAA
- a CDS encoding NAD(P)H-hydrate dehydratase, with protein sequence MKIFPTEKIKQIDRYTIEHEPIASVDLMERAATAITREITERWDTRRRIVVFAGAGNNGGDALAVARMLTKCGYHVECFLFNPKNRLSPDCEINRDRLRETNVPLHEVMHEFAPPRLDSDDIVIDGLFGSGLQRPLDNAYAAVVQYINASGATIVSIDMPSGMMGEDNRECLWKNMIHPHLTLTLQFPKLAFFIAEDTPLTGHWKVLDIGLHPDIIEKEETPYHYLPPSEVARWLKCREKFSNKYDYGHLLVVAGSRGMAGAAVLASRAALHSGAGLVSIHSAAGCETILQTAVPEAMFQADANENHISDIPVTRRYDSVAIGPGLGRDPETREAYIRLLAQCTASIVVDADALNLMQGSPTTLNLLPKWSIITPHQKEFDRLFGESRTPYDRLQKALEMSNYYHIIIVLKGAHTAIVSPDGNIYFNGTGNPGMATAGSGDTLTGIIGALLCQHYTPLQAAIMGVTLHGMAGDIAANRESQEYITAGDISASLGRAFAKLHAYKNIETK encoded by the coding sequence ATGAAGATATTCCCTACCGAAAAGATAAAGCAAATCGACCGCTACACCATCGAACATGAACCGATTGCCTCGGTCGACCTGATGGAACGGGCTGCCACGGCCATCACCCGGGAAATCACCGAACGGTGGGATACCCGTCGACGCATCGTGGTCTTTGCCGGCGCCGGCAACAACGGCGGCGATGCCTTGGCCGTGGCCCGCATGCTCACCAAATGCGGATACCATGTGGAATGCTTTCTCTTCAACCCCAAGAACCGCCTCTCTCCCGACTGCGAAATCAACCGGGACCGGCTCAGGGAAACGAATGTCCCTCTGCATGAGGTCATGCACGAGTTTGCCCCGCCACGACTCGACAGCGACGACATCGTCATCGACGGGCTCTTCGGTTCGGGGCTGCAACGGCCTCTCGACAACGCCTATGCGGCCGTCGTCCAATACATCAACGCATCGGGCGCCACCATCGTGTCGATAGACATGCCGTCGGGCATGATGGGCGAGGACAACCGGGAATGCCTGTGGAAAAACATGATACACCCCCACCTCACCCTCACGCTGCAATTTCCCAAACTGGCATTCTTCATCGCCGAAGATACCCCGCTCACCGGCCATTGGAAAGTGCTCGACATCGGACTGCACCCCGACATCATCGAGAAAGAAGAGACCCCTTACCATTACCTGCCCCCCAGCGAAGTGGCAAGGTGGCTCAAATGCCGGGAAAAGTTCTCGAACAAATATGACTACGGCCACCTGTTGGTTGTTGCCGGAAGCCGGGGCATGGCCGGTGCCGCCGTACTGGCAAGCCGCGCCGCCTTGCACAGCGGGGCCGGACTGGTGAGCATACACTCGGCCGCCGGCTGCGAAACTATCTTGCAGACCGCCGTGCCCGAAGCCATGTTCCAGGCCGACGCCAACGAAAACCACATCAGCGACATACCTGTTACCCGTCGATACGACAGTGTCGCCATCGGCCCGGGTCTGGGCCGGGACCCTGAAACCCGGGAGGCTTACATCAGACTGCTGGCGCAATGCACGGCCTCCATCGTGGTCGACGCCGATGCCCTCAATCTCATGCAAGGCAGTCCGACAACCCTCAATCTGTTACCCAAGTGGTCGATCATCACACCGCACCAGAAAGAGTTCGACCGGCTCTTCGGTGAGAGCAGAACGCCCTACGACCGGCTGCAAAAGGCACTTGAAATGAGCAACTATTACCACATCATCATCGTGCTGAAAGGAGCTCACACGGCCATTGTCTCACCCGACGGGAATATCTATTTCAACGGCACCGGCAATCCCGGCATGGCCACGGCCGGCAGCGGCGACACCCTCACCGGCATCATCGGGGCCCTGCTGTGCCAGCACTACACGCCCCTGCAAGCCGCCATCATGGGGGTGACCCTGCACGGCATGGCCGGCGACATCGCCGCCAACCGGGAATCGCAAGAGTACATCACCGCAGGCGACATCTCGGCCAGTTTAGGACGGGCATTTGCCAAACTCCATGCATATAAAAACATAGAAACTAAATAA
- a CDS encoding adenylate kinase yields MMNIVIFGAPGSGKGTQSEKLIEKYGLYHISTGDLLRQEIKAGSELGKIADGYISKGQLLPDSLIIDMLAKLLDTTPETRKGVIFDGFPRTIPQAEALEALLRDRGMELSAVVGLEVDEPELIDRLLKRGQVSGRSDDNLETIKKRLDVYHNQTTPLKEFYIANGKYKAIHGMGSVDSIFETITRALDGCAC; encoded by the coding sequence ATGATGAACATTGTTATTTTCGGTGCCCCGGGTTCGGGAAAAGGCACCCAAAGCGAAAAACTCATCGAGAAGTATGGCTTGTACCACATCTCTACCGGAGACCTCCTGCGTCAGGAAATCAAGGCCGGTAGCGAACTGGGAAAAATCGCCGACGGTTACATCTCCAAGGGACAGTTGCTTCCCGACTCGCTGATTATAGATATGCTGGCCAAGTTGCTCGACACGACGCCCGAGACACGCAAGGGCGTTATCTTCGACGGTTTCCCCCGCACCATTCCGCAAGCCGAAGCTCTCGAAGCCCTTCTGCGCGACCGTGGCATGGAACTCTCGGCTGTCGTGGGTCTCGAAGTCGACGAGCCCGAGCTGATCGACCGTCTGCTCAAACGCGGACAAGTATCCGGCCGTTCCGATGATAACCTCGAAACTATCAAAAAACGTCTCGACGTGTATCACAACCAGACTACACCGCTCAAAGAATTTTATATCGCAAACGGCAAATACAAAGCAATTCACGGCATGGGCTCGGTCGACTCGATTTTCGAGACCATCACCCGCGCTCTCGACGGTTGCGCTTGCTGA
- a CDS encoding aminoacyl-histidine dipeptidase — protein sequence MKIKDLKPQLIWSYFDEITQVPRPSKKEEKIRAYLLDFARKHHLAVRTDAIGNVLMSKPATPGSEGKPGVVLQAHMDMVCEKNADVQHDFEKDPIDTYIDGEWVRARGTTLGADNGIGMAAALAALTDDTLVHPALEALFTVDEETGLTGAFNMEEGFITGKYLLNLDSEDEAEVFIGCAGGIDTTSTFTYTATPFPAGNVALRISVSKLQGGHSGSDINAGRGNANKILARFLCSCLAKYDMQLCAIDGGNLRNAIPREAWAIIAVPADCKEALRVDLNLFHAVIESELAETDPAVSLTLASCDAPGECIDKTTAVSLLRALYACPHGVIGMSRDMPGLVETSTNLASVKMKENHTIVVATSQRSSVESLKKDIAGQVENLFALAGAVPTHSEGYPGWKPNLKSPLLDVAVKAYEELYGITPAVKAIHAGLECGLFLTKNPELLMISFGPTLRGVHSPDEKMHIPAVEKFWNHLTLILKKLAQ from the coding sequence ATGAAAATCAAAGATTTGAAACCGCAGTTGATTTGGAGTTATTTCGATGAGATAACCCAAGTGCCCCGACCCTCGAAAAAAGAAGAAAAAATAAGGGCTTACCTGCTCGATTTTGCCCGGAAACACCATTTGGCCGTGCGCACCGATGCCATCGGTAACGTGCTTATGAGCAAGCCGGCCACGCCGGGCAGTGAAGGCAAGCCCGGTGTCGTCTTGCAGGCGCACATGGATATGGTGTGCGAGAAAAATGCCGATGTGCAGCACGATTTTGAGAAAGACCCCATCGACACTTATATCGATGGTGAATGGGTGAGAGCCCGCGGTACGACGCTCGGAGCCGACAACGGTATAGGTATGGCTGCCGCCTTGGCCGCCCTCACCGATGATACCCTGGTGCACCCGGCTCTTGAAGCTCTGTTTACCGTCGATGAGGAGACCGGCCTTACCGGAGCTTTCAATATGGAAGAGGGGTTCATTACCGGCAAATATCTGCTCAATCTCGACTCCGAAGATGAGGCCGAGGTATTCATAGGCTGTGCCGGAGGTATCGACACGACATCGACATTTACTTATACCGCTACGCCGTTTCCTGCCGGAAATGTGGCTTTGCGCATCTCGGTGTCGAAACTGCAAGGCGGCCACTCGGGTAGCGACATAAATGCCGGTCGTGGCAATGCCAACAAGATACTGGCCCGTTTCCTGTGCAGCTGTCTGGCCAAATACGATATGCAGTTGTGTGCCATCGACGGAGGTAACCTGCGCAATGCCATTCCGCGGGAGGCTTGGGCGATCATTGCTGTCCCGGCCGATTGCAAGGAAGCTCTGCGGGTCGACTTGAACCTTTTCCACGCCGTCATCGAATCGGAACTTGCCGAGACCGACCCGGCTGTGTCTCTCACGCTGGCTTCGTGTGATGCCCCGGGAGAGTGCATCGACAAGACAACGGCCGTCTCTTTGCTTCGCGCCCTCTATGCTTGTCCCCATGGAGTGATAGGCATGAGCCGCGATATGCCCGGACTGGTGGAAACCTCGACCAACCTGGCTTCGGTGAAGATGAAAGAAAATCACACGATTGTCGTGGCGACCAGCCAGCGCAGCTCGGTCGAGTCGCTCAAAAAGGACATTGCCGGTCAGGTCGAGAATCTCTTTGCCCTGGCAGGAGCTGTACCTACCCATAGCGAAGGCTATCCCGGTTGGAAACCCAACCTCAAATCGCCGCTGCTCGATGTCGCCGTGAAGGCTTATGAAGAGTTGTACGGAATTACGCCGGCCGTGAAAGCCATTCATGCCGGTCTCGAATGTGGCCTGTTCCTGACGAAGAATCCCGAGTTGCTCATGATTTCGTTCGGCCCCACATTGCGCGGCGTACACTCTCCCGATGAAAAAATGCACATTCCCGCCGTTGAGAAATTCTGGAATCACCTGACGCTGATTCTGAAAAAACTGGCTCAGTAA
- a CDS encoding DUF4831 family protein, with product MRKLILTLGLFTALGVYAQETVKVTANKFNGYGIVYSLPKTAIDVRATVTRSVEKPGPFAQFAQKYLGQSPTVTQERTVWKIENVDILPKGIADPEKRYAIQLKKENRTAFYLNEEGMLVSINRAPAPASTRPAPMPKAERPAPSPEKAAKKEQKQAAEYAQLYTETMLISSSTRNMAEAAAQQIYLLREYRLDLLTGNSDEIPQGQSFEILLREMDKREALLTSLFLGTVETETLVEDIVIDPENKNSVAFRFSERKGILPADDLSGEPIYVSTEVKEVIEAPTDSKGKVIAPASNALVYITPGKADVKVSYKGETLCQKEIPMAQLGAAYGIDPSVFNGSGAVEATFCPESGALLHIGIADEKPVK from the coding sequence ATGAGAAAACTTATTCTGACCCTCGGTCTTTTCACGGCTCTCGGCGTTTATGCGCAAGAGACCGTCAAAGTGACGGCCAACAAATTCAACGGATACGGCATCGTCTACTCCCTGCCGAAAACCGCCATCGACGTGCGGGCAACGGTCACCCGCTCGGTCGAAAAGCCGGGCCCGTTTGCCCAATTTGCCCAGAAGTATCTCGGGCAAAGTCCCACGGTAACCCAAGAACGCACGGTGTGGAAAATCGAGAACGTCGACATCTTGCCAAAGGGGATAGCCGACCCGGAGAAAAGATATGCCATACAGTTGAAAAAAGAGAATCGCACCGCATTCTACCTCAACGAAGAGGGCATGCTGGTGTCGATAAACCGCGCACCGGCACCGGCTTCGACACGTCCCGCCCCGATGCCCAAAGCCGAACGCCCCGCCCCCTCTCCCGAAAAAGCAGCGAAAAAAGAGCAGAAGCAGGCCGCCGAGTATGCCCAGCTCTACACCGAGACGATGCTCATCAGCTCCTCGACCCGCAACATGGCCGAGGCGGCCGCCCAGCAAATCTACCTCCTGCGCGAATACCGGCTCGACCTGCTCACGGGCAACAGCGACGAGATTCCACAAGGACAATCGTTTGAAATCCTCCTCCGGGAGATGGACAAGCGTGAAGCTCTCCTCACCTCCCTGTTCCTGGGTACGGTAGAGACCGAGACCCTCGTCGAAGACATTGTCATCGACCCCGAAAACAAAAACAGCGTGGCGTTCCGCTTCTCCGAGCGCAAAGGGATTCTTCCCGCCGACGACCTCTCGGGCGAACCGATATATGTAAGCACCGAAGTAAAAGAGGTGATAGAGGCTCCGACCGATTCCAAAGGGAAGGTCATTGCCCCGGCCTCGAACGCATTGGTTTACATCACGCCCGGAAAGGCCGACGTAAAAGTCTCCTATAAGGGCGAGACCCTGTGCCAGAAGGAGATTCCGATGGCCCAACTAGGTGCCGCGTATGGCATCGACCCCTCGGTTTTCAACGGCAGCGGAGCCGTCGAGGCAACATTCTGCCCCGAGAGCGGCGCCTTGCTGCATATCGGCATTGCCGACGAAAAACCGGTAAAATAG
- a CDS encoding OmpH family outer membrane protein — MHKFFMLSTAIAGILFCSSSCQQQTTAPAAPQNNTQVQTVDFSGHLPIAYVEVDSLLSNYNLAKDLNEKMLTRQENARATINEKGRQLEKEVAEFERKVKNNAFLSQERFEQEQQRLLKKQQELQAYAQQLENELLQEQQKMLIQVTDSITNFIKEYNKDGRYEAILNNSSVLYIKPEYNITPEVTRILNKRYASEQK; from the coding sequence ATGCACAAATTTTTTATGCTATCGACGGCCATCGCCGGAATACTCTTCTGCTCGTCGAGTTGCCAGCAACAAACCACGGCACCTGCCGCCCCTCAAAACAACACACAAGTTCAGACGGTCGACTTCTCGGGACACCTGCCTATCGCTTATGTCGAAGTAGACTCCCTGCTGAGCAACTATAACCTGGCCAAAGACCTCAACGAAAAAATGCTCACGCGGCAAGAAAATGCCCGTGCCACCATCAATGAGAAAGGCCGCCAACTCGAAAAAGAGGTCGCCGAATTTGAACGGAAAGTCAAGAACAACGCCTTCCTCTCCCAAGAGCGTTTCGAGCAAGAGCAGCAACGTCTCCTCAAAAAGCAACAAGAGTTGCAGGCTTATGCCCAACAACTCGAAAATGAATTGCTGCAAGAACAACAAAAGATGTTGATACAAGTCACCGACTCGATTACCAACTTCATCAAAGAGTACAACAAGGACGGCCGGTACGAAGCCATTCTCAACAACAGCAGCGTGCTCTATATCAAACCCGAATACAACATCACCCCCGAGGTCACCCGGATACTCAACAAGAGATACGCCAGCGAACAGAAATAA
- the hpt gene encoding hypoxanthine phosphoribosyltransferase produces the protein MEKIHIKDKTFRPYISGEEIARAVDRVARCIREDVRQEEGTPLFVVMLNGAFMFASDLLRAIDVPCEVAFMRMKSYQGTASTGTVDLLQDMHAEISGRTVIVIEDIVDTGATMHALLEHLQRCRPKCVKIASLLFKPESLQYDVPVDYVAFEIPRDFIVGYGLDYDEEGRNLKDIYVIDN, from the coding sequence ATGGAAAAGATACATATCAAAGACAAGACATTCCGCCCGTATATTTCGGGAGAAGAGATTGCCCGTGCCGTGGACCGCGTGGCTCGTTGCATACGCGAAGATGTGAGGCAGGAGGAGGGTACCCCCCTTTTTGTTGTCATGCTCAACGGCGCGTTTATGTTCGCATCGGACTTGTTGCGTGCCATCGATGTTCCTTGTGAGGTCGCTTTCATGCGCATGAAGTCTTATCAGGGAACGGCTTCGACCGGCACGGTCGACCTGTTGCAGGATATGCATGCCGAAATAAGCGGTCGCACGGTGATTGTTATAGAGGATATTGTCGATACGGGAGCGACGATGCATGCTTTGCTGGAACACTTGCAAAGGTGTCGACCCAAATGCGTGAAGATAGCATCGTTGCTGTTTAAGCCTGAGTCGTTGCAATATGATGTGCCGGTCGACTATGTGGCCTTTGAAATTCCCCGGGACTTTATCGTGGGGTATGGCCTCGATTATGATGAGGAGGGACGGAACCTCAAAGATATTTATGTGATAGATAATTAG